In one Culex quinquefasciatus strain JHB chromosome 2, VPISU_Cqui_1.0_pri_paternal, whole genome shotgun sequence genomic region, the following are encoded:
- the LOC6033117 gene encoding CD109 antigen isoform X2, producing MGHLDVAHLRMATSAVICLALVSVCSAEGFYSIVASNLLRPNSEYHVSVNNLNIADTVRFRITLNNTDTGVPVASEDVNLGPGESRLIPFSIGDIPQAEYGLTAEGLSGFTFRNETRITYQAKSFSVLVQTDKAIYKPGDTVRFRVLVLDPNTKPLQKVDTIKVHITDGKSNRIKQWSDAKLVKGVFESELALSSAPVLGRWMVNVEVLEKTTTKEFEVDEYVLPKFEVTIESPGITTFKDGKVKAIVRAKYTYGKPVKGEATVSAYPDFRFHYVQPFERDVITRKTVPVDGKGSVEFELRDEIKLEGDYTRDIVIEAVVEEELTGRKQNATTKVKIYDKRYKMELIKSADKFKPGLPYTAWLKASFQDGAPIQDSVNQVEVTQESGWPERNTTKRSYTLDQNGMAKLVVNTDIEADYVEFKAEYLGSVFYLGSISKGWVKTNAYVRAKVLTEVPTINKDVTVDVSATVPMKYFSYQVLGRGDVIVGGTIPVPDRTLHTFRFPASFAMVPRAKLVVSFVQDDGELVSDSVEIEFGNDLQNFLKVTLSKAESKPGEDVDIVVNTNPDSYVGLLGVDQSVLLLKSGNDITSGQVFDELKMYEQPSYGYYRRKRFAPWRHYNTYDDFNDVGATIMTNANEPPHAMYFYGPVQTRGGFGGGFQGRAGIMMPMASSQSFANRRVSFAPVLKRESIVVRKTFPETWLWEGIFEDSFSGQKTITKKVPDTITSWIITGFSVNPVYGLGLTQQPRKLNVFLPFFVSTNLPYSVKRGEIVSIPVVIFNYMESGQTAEVTFDNSEYEFEFADVENEIHENSKAETSRKKTVEVPSNSGRTVSFMIRPTKLGHITIKVTATTALAGDGVERQLLVEPEGLPQFVNKAAFVDMRSAPEVMKNFTVEVPKNAVPDSTRVEVSVIGDVLGSTVQNLDSLIRMPYGCGEQNMLNFVPNIVVLDYLKGTDQLTSKIEQKAKKFMESGYQRELTYRHDDGSFSAFGNSDPKGSTWLTAFVARSFKQAASHISVEEAIIDKALEWLSDQQASNGSFPEVGKVSHKDMQGGSGEGIALTAYTLIAFLENRNLLPKYQNIVNKAVDYVARNIDGLNDVYALAIAAYALQLADHSSKDFTLSQLDGKATTDGDTKWWHKPIPESDSKNPWYGKPNSVNVEMSSYAMLSFLEAGLDTDALPIMKWLISQRNDKGGFQSTQDTVVGLQALAKLAAKISSKNNDVTIVVSYNENQQREIKVNSENNLILQKFELPSTAKNVDIKATGRGFAIVSLGYKYNMNVTGEWPRFVLDPQVNKNSNQDYLHLSVCTSFVPTTGQNSSNMAVMEVGFPSGFTADSDTLPSLENMDYIKKVELKDGDTIVVLYFDSLDRNELCPTISAFRTHKVAKQKPAPVVIYDYYDNSRIARQFYDGPKSTVCDICENEDCGESCSIRSQKQRSPKDDNGTADVRAVSGAVTVGALSTMHVLVAVLLLKMFY from the exons atttTATTCAATTGTTGCCTCAAATCTGCTGCGACCAAATTCTGAATACCACGTGTcggttaacaatttgaacatcGCAGACACCGTCCGATTTCGGATTACCCTGAACAACACCGACACTGGAGTGCCCGTGGCCAGCGAGGATGTGAATCTAGGCCCCGGAGAGTCTCGCCTGATTCCGTTCAGC ATTGGTGATATTCCTCAGGCCGAGTACGGCCTAACTGCCGAAGGGTTATCTGGGTTCACGTTCAGGAACGAAACCAGAATCACGTACCAGGCAAAGAGCTTCTCCGTGTTGGTGCAAACCGATAAGGCAATCTACAAGCCCGGTGATACGGTGCGATTCCGGGTGTTGGTTTTGGATCCGAACACAAAACCGCTGCAGAAGGTGGACACCATCAAGGTGCACATTACGGACGGCAAGAGCAACCGGATCAAGCAGTGGAGCGATGCAAAGTTGGTAAAGGGCGTTTTCGAGTCGGAACTGGCACTTTCCAGCGCTCCGGTGCTGGGTCGTTGGATGGTCAATGTGGAGGTATTGGAGAAGACCACTACGAAGGAGTTTGAGGTAGACGAGTACGTGCTGCCCAAGTTTGAAGTTACCATCGAGTCTCCCGGGATAACGACGTTCAAGGATGGCAAAGTTAAGGCGATTGTGCGAGCCAAGTACACGTACGGAAAGCCTGTGAAAGGAGAAGCTACCGTTTCGGCATATCCCGATTTCCGGTTCCATTATGTGCAACCGTTTGAACGTGATGTTATCACCAGGAAGACCGTCCCAGTAGATGGCAAGGGATCGGTGGAATTCGAGCTACGTGACGAAATCAAGCTTGAGGGTGATTACACAAGAGACATTGTGATCGAGGCTGTTGTTGAGGAGGAGTTGACGGGCCGTAAGCAGAATGCTACAACAAAGGTTAAGATTTACGACAAAAGGTACAAAATGGAACTGATTAAGTCTGCGGACAAGTTTAAGCCCGGACTACCGTACACTGCATGGTTGAAGGCTAGTTTCCAAGATGGAGCACCGATTCAGGACAGCGTTAATCAGGTAGAGGTTACACAAGAGTCAGGATGGCCAGAACGCAACACCACGAAACGTAGCTATACTCTGGACCAAAACGGAATGGCCAAGCTGGTGGTGAACACGGACATCGAAGCGGATTATGTTGAGTTTAAGGCAGAATATTTGGGATCTGTGTTCTACCTGGGATCGATTTCGAAGGGTTGGGTGAAAACAAATGCCTATGTCCGTGCAAAGGTCCTGACAGAAGTGCCCACCATCAACAAGGACGTTACCGTTGATGTCTCGGCTACGGTTCCGATGAAGTACTTTAGCTACCAAGTGTTGGGTCGGGGGGATGTTATTGTCGGTGGAACCATTCCCGTTCCGGATCGCACCCTGCACACCTTCCGCTTCCCGGCCAGCTTTGCGATGGTTCCCCGGGCAAAGTTGGTTGTCTCTTTCGTTCAGGACGATGGTGAGCTTGTCAGCGATAGCGTCGAAATTGAATTTGGCAATGATTTGCAGAATTTC CTTAAAGTTACACTTTCCAAGGCCGAATCGAAGCCGGGCGAGGATGTTGACATTGTGGTGAACACGAACCCGGACTCGTACGTGGGATTGCTTGGTGTTGACCAGAGTGTCCTGCTGCTAAAGAGCGGTAATGACATTACCAGCGGGCAGGTGTTTGACGAGCTAAAGATGTACGAACAGCCCAGCTACGGATATTACAGGAGGAAGCGTTTCGCTCCGTGGCGCCACTATAATACCTACGATGATTTCAAT gATGTAGGAGCAACCATTATGACCAACGCCAATGAACCTCCAC ATGCAATGTACTTTTACGGACCAGTCCAAACTAGAGGAGGGTTTGGAGGTGGTTTTCAAGGTCGTGCGGGCATTATGATGCCGATGGCTTCATCACAATCATTTGCAAATAGGAGAGTTTCGTTCGCTCCCGTTTTGAAACGGGAATCCATTGTGGTTAGAAAAACTTTCCCCGAAACGTGGCTTTGGGAGGGCATATTTGAGGATAG CTTTAGCGGCCAAAAGACCATCACCAAAAAGGTTCCGGACACGATCACCTCCTGGATCATCACCGGTTTCTCGGTGAATCCCGTCTACGGTCTCGGATTGACCCAACAACCACGCAAGCTGAATGTGTTCTTGCCGTTCTTCGTGTCCACCAATCTGCCGTACTCGGTGAAGCGTGGTGAGATCGTATCCATCCCGGTGGTCATCTTCAACTACATGGAATCGGGCCAGACTGCAGAGGTAACGTTCGACAACAGCGAGTACGAGTTCGAGTTTGCCGATGTGGAGaacgaaattcatgaaaattcga AAGCGGAAACGTCCCGCAAAAAGACCGTCGAGGTGCCGTCCAACAGTGGCCGCACGGTTTCGTTCATGATTCGACCGACCAAGCTGGGACACATCACGATCAAGGTAACCGCCACGACGGCACTGGCTGGTGATGGAGTTGAGAGACAGCTGCTCGTAGAACCGGAGGGACTTCCGCAGTTCGTGAACAAGGCCGCGTTCGTTGATATGCGATCGGCTCCGGAAGTGATGAAGAACTTTACCGTCGAGGTGCCGAAAAATGCCGTGCCTGATTCGACGCGCGTCGAGGTGTCGGTGATTG GTGACGTGCTGGGATCTACCGTGCAGAACCTCGACTCGCTCATCCGAATGCCGTATGGATGTGGTGAGCAGAACATGCTGAACTTTGTTCCGAACATTGTCGTTCTGGATTATCTGAAGGGAACGGATCAGTTGACCAGCAAGATTGAGCAGAAGGCAAAGAAGTTTATGGAGTCCGGCTATCAGCGAGAGTTGACCTACCGACACGATGATGGATCGTTCAGTGCGTTTGGAAATTCAGATCCTAAGGGTAGCACGTGGTTGACGGCGTTTGTTGCCCGTTCGTTCAAGCAGGCTGCCAGCCATATCAGTGTCGAGGAAGCGATCATCGATAAGGCTTTGGAATGGCTGAGCGACCAACAGGCCTCCAACGGAAGCTTCCCAGAGGTTGGTAAGGTTTCGCACAAGGATATGCAGGGAGGATCTGGCGAGGGAATCGCATTGACCGCTTACACGCTGATCGCGTTCTTGGAAAACAGGAATCTGCTTCCGAAGTATCAGAACATCGTGAACAAGGCAGTGGATTACGTTGCACGTAATATCGATGGATTGAACGACGTTTATGCTCTAGCAATTGCCGCCTATGCGCTGCAGTTGGCTGATCACAGCTCGAAGGACTTTACCCTGTCGCAGTTGGACGGCAAGGCCACAACCGATGGAGACACCAAGTGGTGGCATAAACCAATCCCGGAAAGCGACAGCAAGAATCCTTGGTACGGAAAGCCAAACTCGGTGAATGTGGAGATGAGTTCTTACGCCATGCTATCGTTCTTGGAGGCCGGTTTGGACACTGATGCGTTGCCAATTATGAAGTGGCTGATCAGTCAGCGTAACGACAAGGGTGGATTCCAGTCGACCCAAGATACGGTCGTTGGACTGCAAGCTTTGGCCAAATTAGCTGCAAAGATCTCCTCAAAGAACAACGATGTTACGATCGTTGTTTCGTACAATGAAAACCAGCAACGTGAGATCAAGGTGAACTCCGAGAATAACCTGATCCTGCAAAAGTTTGAGCTTCCTTCCACTGCGAAAAATGTAGACATCAAGGCCACTGGACGTGGATTTGCTATCGTGTCGCTGGGATACAAGTACAATATGAACGTAACTGGAGAATGGCCACGTTTTGTGCTGGATCCTCAGGTGAATAAGAACTCCAATCAAGACTATCTTCATTTGTCGGTTTGCACTAGTTTTGTTCCGACGACGGGCCAAAACAGTTCCAACATGGCAGTCATGGAGGTTGGTTTCCCAAGTGGGTTCACCGCAGATTCGGATACGCTACCGTCGCTGGAGAACATGGACTACATCAAG AAAGTGGAACTGAAGGACGGCGACACGATCGTGGTACTCTACTTTGACAGTTTGGACCGTAACGAGTTGTGCCCAACGATTTCAGCGTTCCGGACGCACAAGGTAGCCAAGCagaagcctgctccggtggtcATCTACGATTACTACGACAACT CTCGTATCGCTCGCCAGTTCTACGATGGACCCAAGTCGACGGTGTGCGACATCTGCGAGAATGAAGACTGTGGCGAGTCGTGCTCGATCCGGTCACAGAAGCAGCGTTCTCCCAAGGATGACAACGGCACTGCGGATGTTAGGGCAGTTAGTGGTGCTGTTACAGTTGGTGCGTTGTCCACGATGCATGTGTTGGTGGCTGTTTTATTGCTGAAAATGTTTTACTAA
- the LOC6033117 gene encoding CD109 antigen isoform X7, whose product MGHLDVAHLRMATSAVICLALVSVCSAEGFYSIVASNLLRPNSEYHVSVNNLNIADTVRFRITLNNTDTGVPVASEDVNLGPGESRLIPFSIGDIPQAEYGLTAEGLSGFTFRNETRITYQAKSFSVLVQTDKAIYKPGDTVRFRVLVLDPNTKPLQKVDTIKVHITDGKSNRIKQWSDAKLVKGVFESELALSSAPVLGRWMVNVEVLEKTTTKEFEVDEYVLPKFEVTIESPGITTFKDGKVKAIVRAKYTYGKPVKGEATVSAYPDFRFHYVQPFERDVITRKTVPVDGKGSVEFELRDEIKLEGDYTRDIVIEAVVEEELTGRKQNATTKVKIYDKRYKMELIKSADKFKPGLPYTAWLKASFQDGAPIQDSVNQVEVTQESGWPERNTTKRSYTLDQNGMAKLVVNTDIEADYVEFKAEYLGSVFYLGSISKGWVKTNAYVRAKVLTEVPTINKDVTVDVSATVPMKYFSYQVLGRGDVIVGGTIPVPDRTLHTFRFPASFAMVPRAKLVVSFVQDDGELVSDSVEIEFGNDLQNFLKVTLSKAESKPGEDVDIVVNTNPDSYVGLLGVDQSVLLLKSGNDITSGQVFDELKMYEQPSYGYYRRKRFAPWRHYNTYDDFNDVGATIMTNANEPPHPTWYYEAMPESFEAAGVPAVAFASPAIPTDDSAPVPVNELVVRKSFPESWIWEDLKNDCFSGQKTITKKVPDTITSWIITGFSVNPVYGLGLTQQPRKLNVFLPFFVSTNLPYSVKRGEIVSIPVVIFNYMESGQTAEVTFDNSEYEFEFADVENEIHENSKAETSRKKTVEVPSNSGRTVSFMIRPTKLGHITIKVTATTALAGDGVERQLLVEPEGLPQFVNKAAFVDMRSAPEVMKNFTVEVPKNAVPDSTRVEVSVIGDVLGSTVQNLDSLIRMPYGCGEQNMLNFVPNIVVLDYLKGTDQLTSKIEQKAKKFMESGYQRELTYRHDDGSFSAFGNSDPKGSTWLTAFVARSFKQAASHISVEEAIIDKALEWLSDQQASNGSFPEVGKVSHKDMQGGSGEGIALTAYTLIAFLENRNLLPKYQNIVNKAVDYVARNIDGLNDVYALAIAAYALQLADHSSKDFTLSQLDGKATTDGDTKWWHKPIPESDSKNPWYGKPNSVNVEMSSYAMLSFLEAGLDTDALPIMKWLISQRNDKGGFQSTQDTVVGLQALAKLAAKISSKNNDVTIVVSYNENQQREIKVNSENNLILQKFELPSTAKNVDIKATGRGFAIVSLGYKYNMNVTGEWPRFVLDPQVNKNSNQDYLHLSVCTSFVPTTGQNSSNMAVMEVGFPSGFTADSDTLPSLENMDYIKKVELKDGDTIVVLYFDSLDRNELCPTISAFRTHKVAKQKPAPVVIYDYYDNSRIARQFYDGPKSTVCDICENEDCGESCSIRSQKQRSPKDDNGTADVRAVSGAVTVGALSTMHVLVAVLLLKMFY is encoded by the exons atttTATTCAATTGTTGCCTCAAATCTGCTGCGACCAAATTCTGAATACCACGTGTcggttaacaatttgaacatcGCAGACACCGTCCGATTTCGGATTACCCTGAACAACACCGACACTGGAGTGCCCGTGGCCAGCGAGGATGTGAATCTAGGCCCCGGAGAGTCTCGCCTGATTCCGTTCAGC ATTGGTGATATTCCTCAGGCCGAGTACGGCCTAACTGCCGAAGGGTTATCTGGGTTCACGTTCAGGAACGAAACCAGAATCACGTACCAGGCAAAGAGCTTCTCCGTGTTGGTGCAAACCGATAAGGCAATCTACAAGCCCGGTGATACGGTGCGATTCCGGGTGTTGGTTTTGGATCCGAACACAAAACCGCTGCAGAAGGTGGACACCATCAAGGTGCACATTACGGACGGCAAGAGCAACCGGATCAAGCAGTGGAGCGATGCAAAGTTGGTAAAGGGCGTTTTCGAGTCGGAACTGGCACTTTCCAGCGCTCCGGTGCTGGGTCGTTGGATGGTCAATGTGGAGGTATTGGAGAAGACCACTACGAAGGAGTTTGAGGTAGACGAGTACGTGCTGCCCAAGTTTGAAGTTACCATCGAGTCTCCCGGGATAACGACGTTCAAGGATGGCAAAGTTAAGGCGATTGTGCGAGCCAAGTACACGTACGGAAAGCCTGTGAAAGGAGAAGCTACCGTTTCGGCATATCCCGATTTCCGGTTCCATTATGTGCAACCGTTTGAACGTGATGTTATCACCAGGAAGACCGTCCCAGTAGATGGCAAGGGATCGGTGGAATTCGAGCTACGTGACGAAATCAAGCTTGAGGGTGATTACACAAGAGACATTGTGATCGAGGCTGTTGTTGAGGAGGAGTTGACGGGCCGTAAGCAGAATGCTACAACAAAGGTTAAGATTTACGACAAAAGGTACAAAATGGAACTGATTAAGTCTGCGGACAAGTTTAAGCCCGGACTACCGTACACTGCATGGTTGAAGGCTAGTTTCCAAGATGGAGCACCGATTCAGGACAGCGTTAATCAGGTAGAGGTTACACAAGAGTCAGGATGGCCAGAACGCAACACCACGAAACGTAGCTATACTCTGGACCAAAACGGAATGGCCAAGCTGGTGGTGAACACGGACATCGAAGCGGATTATGTTGAGTTTAAGGCAGAATATTTGGGATCTGTGTTCTACCTGGGATCGATTTCGAAGGGTTGGGTGAAAACAAATGCCTATGTCCGTGCAAAGGTCCTGACAGAAGTGCCCACCATCAACAAGGACGTTACCGTTGATGTCTCGGCTACGGTTCCGATGAAGTACTTTAGCTACCAAGTGTTGGGTCGGGGGGATGTTATTGTCGGTGGAACCATTCCCGTTCCGGATCGCACCCTGCACACCTTCCGCTTCCCGGCCAGCTTTGCGATGGTTCCCCGGGCAAAGTTGGTTGTCTCTTTCGTTCAGGACGATGGTGAGCTTGTCAGCGATAGCGTCGAAATTGAATTTGGCAATGATTTGCAGAATTTC CTTAAAGTTACACTTTCCAAGGCCGAATCGAAGCCGGGCGAGGATGTTGACATTGTGGTGAACACGAACCCGGACTCGTACGTGGGATTGCTTGGTGTTGACCAGAGTGTCCTGCTGCTAAAGAGCGGTAATGACATTACCAGCGGGCAGGTGTTTGACGAGCTAAAGATGTACGAACAGCCCAGCTACGGATATTACAGGAGGAAGCGTTTCGCTCCGTGGCGCCACTATAATACCTACGATGATTTCAAT gATGTAGGAGCAACCATTATGACCAACGCCAATGAACCTCCAC ATCCAACATGGTACTATGAAGCGATGCCAGAAAGTTTTGAAGCAGCCGGCGTACCTGCAGTTGCATTTGCTAGCCCAGCAATACCAACAGATGATTCTGCTCCCGTACCGGTCAACGAGCTTGTTGTTAGAAAATCTTTCCCAGAGTCGTGGATTTGGGAGGACTTGAAAAATGACTG CTTTAGCGGCCAAAAGACCATCACCAAAAAGGTTCCGGACACGATCACCTCCTGGATCATCACCGGTTTCTCGGTGAATCCCGTCTACGGTCTCGGATTGACCCAACAACCACGCAAGCTGAATGTGTTCTTGCCGTTCTTCGTGTCCACCAATCTGCCGTACTCGGTGAAGCGTGGTGAGATCGTATCCATCCCGGTGGTCATCTTCAACTACATGGAATCGGGCCAGACTGCAGAGGTAACGTTCGACAACAGCGAGTACGAGTTCGAGTTTGCCGATGTGGAGaacgaaattcatgaaaattcga AAGCGGAAACGTCCCGCAAAAAGACCGTCGAGGTGCCGTCCAACAGTGGCCGCACGGTTTCGTTCATGATTCGACCGACCAAGCTGGGACACATCACGATCAAGGTAACCGCCACGACGGCACTGGCTGGTGATGGAGTTGAGAGACAGCTGCTCGTAGAACCGGAGGGACTTCCGCAGTTCGTGAACAAGGCCGCGTTCGTTGATATGCGATCGGCTCCGGAAGTGATGAAGAACTTTACCGTCGAGGTGCCGAAAAATGCCGTGCCTGATTCGACGCGCGTCGAGGTGTCGGTGATTG GTGACGTGCTGGGATCTACCGTGCAGAACCTCGACTCGCTCATCCGAATGCCGTATGGATGTGGTGAGCAGAACATGCTGAACTTTGTTCCGAACATTGTCGTTCTGGATTATCTGAAGGGAACGGATCAGTTGACCAGCAAGATTGAGCAGAAGGCAAAGAAGTTTATGGAGTCCGGCTATCAGCGAGAGTTGACCTACCGACACGATGATGGATCGTTCAGTGCGTTTGGAAATTCAGATCCTAAGGGTAGCACGTGGTTGACGGCGTTTGTTGCCCGTTCGTTCAAGCAGGCTGCCAGCCATATCAGTGTCGAGGAAGCGATCATCGATAAGGCTTTGGAATGGCTGAGCGACCAACAGGCCTCCAACGGAAGCTTCCCAGAGGTTGGTAAGGTTTCGCACAAGGATATGCAGGGAGGATCTGGCGAGGGAATCGCATTGACCGCTTACACGCTGATCGCGTTCTTGGAAAACAGGAATCTGCTTCCGAAGTATCAGAACATCGTGAACAAGGCAGTGGATTACGTTGCACGTAATATCGATGGATTGAACGACGTTTATGCTCTAGCAATTGCCGCCTATGCGCTGCAGTTGGCTGATCACAGCTCGAAGGACTTTACCCTGTCGCAGTTGGACGGCAAGGCCACAACCGATGGAGACACCAAGTGGTGGCATAAACCAATCCCGGAAAGCGACAGCAAGAATCCTTGGTACGGAAAGCCAAACTCGGTGAATGTGGAGATGAGTTCTTACGCCATGCTATCGTTCTTGGAGGCCGGTTTGGACACTGATGCGTTGCCAATTATGAAGTGGCTGATCAGTCAGCGTAACGACAAGGGTGGATTCCAGTCGACCCAAGATACGGTCGTTGGACTGCAAGCTTTGGCCAAATTAGCTGCAAAGATCTCCTCAAAGAACAACGATGTTACGATCGTTGTTTCGTACAATGAAAACCAGCAACGTGAGATCAAGGTGAACTCCGAGAATAACCTGATCCTGCAAAAGTTTGAGCTTCCTTCCACTGCGAAAAATGTAGACATCAAGGCCACTGGACGTGGATTTGCTATCGTGTCGCTGGGATACAAGTACAATATGAACGTAACTGGAGAATGGCCACGTTTTGTGCTGGATCCTCAGGTGAATAAGAACTCCAATCAAGACTATCTTCATTTGTCGGTTTGCACTAGTTTTGTTCCGACGACGGGCCAAAACAGTTCCAACATGGCAGTCATGGAGGTTGGTTTCCCAAGTGGGTTCACCGCAGATTCGGATACGCTACCGTCGCTGGAGAACATGGACTACATCAAG AAAGTGGAACTGAAGGACGGCGACACGATCGTGGTACTCTACTTTGACAGTTTGGACCGTAACGAGTTGTGCCCAACGATTTCAGCGTTCCGGACGCACAAGGTAGCCAAGCagaagcctgctccggtggtcATCTACGATTACTACGACAACT CTCGTATCGCTCGCCAGTTCTACGATGGACCCAAGTCGACGGTGTGCGACATCTGCGAGAATGAAGACTGTGGCGAGTCGTGCTCGATCCGGTCACAGAAGCAGCGTTCTCCCAAGGATGACAACGGCACTGCGGATGTTAGGGCAGTTAGTGGTGCTGTTACAGTTGGTGCGTTGTCCACGATGCATGTGTTGGTGGCTGTTTTATTGCTGAAAATGTTTTACTAA